Proteins encoded within one genomic window of bacterium:
- a CDS encoding STAS domain-containing protein, producing the protein MDNIVRCEFDAEAGVLTCFFRGRLDAPASEAAAAAVAARIEALASPARVVFDLGEVVYIASAFLRFCLLTGSSAAAGFAIVNTSPFTKKVFTVAGFDRVLDIS; encoded by the coding sequence ATGGATAATATCGTCAGATGCGAGTTCGACGCCGAGGCCGGGGTACTCACCTGTTTCTTCCGGGGTCGTCTCGACGCTCCCGCCAGCGAGGCGGCGGCGGCGGCGGTTGCCGCCCGGATCGAAGCGCTGGCATCCCCGGCCCGGGTCGTCTTCGACCTGGGGGAGGTCGTATACATCGCTTCCGCCTTCCTTCGCTTCTGCCTGCTGACCGGTTCTTCGGCTGCCGCGGGGTTCGCCATCGTCAACACCAGCCCCTTCACCAAGAAAGTTTTTACCGTGGCCGGTTTCGATCGGGTGCTCGATATTTCCTGA
- a CDS encoding aromatic amino acid transport family protein — MRRNAQLPIISVSFLVLGNCLGVGVLALPVKYGLAGFVPALAGIVLAWAVMLASAFIIAQKIGEARNDTFDIPWFYGRELGPAGKWLAIACNLVLLYGVLTAYLSGMATMVDHLFRLPVSKPAVTVLYFAVTTALVLFGGGIYRKGNVLVIVSVWICFALLVGSGSRRFDPGLLRAADWNCFPIGLPIAISAFHFHNLIPTVSRSLGHDRAATRKAIFIGIFLGLIINLVWVTIVLGSLPRLGTAEATIEAGFLHQVPANVPMSFLLHSRLFLVSGFVFAILSVTASYMANGTGLHGFVRDLSNTYLRSDNAWLIAALAFVPPLVIALLCPDIFLGALDIVGGVGESTLFVLLPGIILLHFSRGRSRALFAAGLVMVAVGGLTTIYVLAEKAGLVDLASFPGA, encoded by the coding sequence ATGCGTCGAAACGCCCAACTCCCGATTATTTCGGTATCGTTCCTGGTCCTGGGGAATTGCCTGGGGGTGGGGGTGCTGGCTCTCCCGGTCAAATACGGTCTCGCCGGTTTTGTCCCCGCCCTGGCGGGAATCGTTCTGGCCTGGGCGGTGATGCTGGCGTCGGCCTTCATCATCGCCCAGAAGATCGGGGAGGCCCGCAACGATACCTTCGACATCCCCTGGTTCTACGGCAGGGAACTGGGGCCGGCGGGAAAGTGGCTGGCCATCGCCTGCAATCTGGTGCTCCTCTACGGCGTGTTGACCGCCTACCTGAGCGGAATGGCGACGATGGTCGACCACCTCTTCCGCCTGCCCGTAAGCAAACCCGCGGTTACGGTTCTGTACTTCGCGGTCACCACCGCTCTGGTTCTCTTCGGGGGGGGCATCTACCGCAAGGGAAACGTGCTGGTGATCGTTTCCGTCTGGATCTGTTTCGCCCTCCTGGTCGGATCAGGGTCCCGGCGCTTCGACCCCGGGCTTCTCCGGGCGGCCGATTGGAACTGTTTTCCGATCGGGCTTCCCATCGCCATCTCCGCCTTCCACTTTCACAACCTCATCCCCACCGTCTCGCGCAGTCTCGGCCACGATCGGGCCGCCACCCGAAAGGCCATTTTCATCGGGATATTCCTGGGGCTGATCATCAACCTGGTCTGGGTCACCATCGTACTCGGGTCTCTGCCGCGCCTGGGGACGGCCGAAGCCACGATCGAAGCCGGTTTCCTGCACCAGGTCCCGGCCAACGTCCCCATGTCCTTTCTGCTCCACTCCCGCCTTTTTCTCGTCTCCGGCTTCGTCTTCGCCATTCTTTCCGTAACCGCTTCCTACATGGCCAACGGCACCGGTCTCCACGGGTTCGTCCGCGATCTCTCCAACACCTACCTCCGGTCCGACAATGCCTGGCTGATCGCGGCGCTGGCGTTTGTGCCTCCGCTGGTTATCGCGCTGCTGTGCCCCGATATATTTCTGGGCGCCCTGGATATCGTCGGAGGGGTGGGGGAATCGACCCTCTTCGTGCTGCTGCCCGGGATCATTCTCCTCCATTTCTCCCGAGGCCGCTCCCGGGCGCTCTTCGCCGCAGGGCTGGTGATGGTGGCGGTGGGAGGTCTGACCACGATCTACGTTCTGGCGGAGAAGGCGGGCCTGGTCGATCTGGCATCCTTCCCCGGCGCCTGA